The Candidatus Dadabacteria bacterium genome includes the window CGAGCAGCGGAGTGGGCACGTAGAGTCCCCGCCATACGCCTTCCGACTGAAAACTCAGAAACAATTGAGCATCAAGCCTTTTGCGGCCCTCTCTGTAAAAAAGAGCGAGCATGTTGTCTTTGTAAGGACTTTGCCCCTTGGCAAAACGCATGTCCCGGTTTATCCGGGTAATCGTTTTATTAACGGCGGGGCGGATCTCGCAGTCTTTGATCACCTCGCGGAGACTGGGACCTATGTCTGTAACAGCTTGGCGTAGCGGCCCAAGCAGATTCTCCTCGTACCGCTCGCGATTTTCTTCAAACCATGTCTTGTCGCGCGGACTGCCGAGATCCTTTAGAAAACGGAAAGTTTCTGAGGAGAAGCGCTTCATGGAGGTGTTGTCCGACTTCAGTCCGCTTGAATAGCGGACGTCACATAGTAACGGTGTCTATGCCGTTCCCAACAGTTCCGATACCTTGGCAACACCGGCTCCGCTTGTGAAGTCGTGTCCCAGAGACCCCAAAATGGATTCAAGGGCCGAGATAAACGCCACCATGTCGTTTCGGTCGACATCCCCTATGTGGGATACCCTGAAGATTTTCCCCTTGGCGTGATCCTGTCCGCCTGCGACGGTCATGCCGAATTTCGCCTGAAGCTCGGAGATGATTTTTCCCGCCCCTATCTCCTCTGGCGCTACTCCCACTGTGAGGGCCGGGCTCGCCGCGTCGGTGGTGAAAAGCTCTACTTTGATCGCTCGGAGCGCCTCCCGGGTGGCAAGCGACATCAGCTCGCGTTTTCTGTAAATATTCTCCATTCCCTCTTCCATGAATCCTTCTATAACCTTGCCAAGGCCGACTACGAGCGTGACGGCAGGGGTCCAGGGCGTGGTGTTTTTCTGGGCGCTTTTCTGGTAGTCGGCAAAGTTGAGATAGAACTTCGGGAGATCCGAGGTCTTGTTGAATTCCCAGGCTTTCTCGCTCATCGTTGCGAATGAAAGCCCCGGAGGGAGCATGAAAGCCTTCTGCGAGCCGCCCACGAGAACATCTATTCCCAGTTCGTCAAACGGAAGGGAGAAAACCCCGACGGCGGTTATGCCGTCAACTATCAACAGCACGTCGTCTCTTTTCGAGGTAATCGCCGCGACCTGGTCAGTTGGATGCTTGACCCCGGTGGAGGTTTCGCTTGCCTGCATCAGAACCGCCCTTATCGAGGGGTCGCTTTCGAGCTTCTCCTCTATGATTGCGGGAGAAACCGCCTCGCCCCAGGTAACATCTATCTCGTCCACTTCTAGTCCGTAGGCCCTTGCGATCTTTCCCCATCTCTCTCCGAATTTCCCGCCGTTTACCGTGATTACCTTATCGCCTGCGCAGAGAGTGTTCACAACTGCTCCCTCCATGGCGCCGGTTCCCGAAGCCGCCAGTATGAAAACTTCGTTTTCGGTCTGAAAGATGTGTTTCAGCCCTTCTCTTGCCCGCTCGAATATAGCTTCGAACTCCTTGGTTCTGTGATGAATGAGCGGTCTTGCCATCTCAACCATTATTTCGCTTGAGACTGCGACAGGGCCCGGGGTCAGCAGCAATCTTTTCATTTGGTGTTTCTCCTATAGTACGAGGAATCGAATAAAAATCGATAAACTACCCTAACATCCCGACTATTTCAATTGTTTTGTCGGTAGCTGTTCAGTAATGAATCAATTTGATCAAAACGGTAAACTTCATAGGGAAAGAACTGACAGAATATGTTAATATCTAAAAAGGGATTGGGCATATGATTCCCTTTATATTTCCATTAT containing:
- a CDS encoding DUF2461 family protein: MKRFSSETFRFLKDLGSPRDKTWFEENRERYEENLLGPLRQAVTDIGPSLREVIKDCEIRPAVNKTITRINRDMRFAKGQSPYKDNMLALFYREGRKRLDAQLFLSFQSEGVWRGLYVPTPLLAPDAPMAEEIENDSQGVINLAQEIGLGNDIDLVACKKYGEIGRTLDPAKAESFLEGPHLCALQTCEPDEVAAGPATFIRETRDLLVRLVPLWQFYSGATG
- a CDS encoding alanine--glyoxylate aminotransferase family protein, with product MKRLLLTPGPVAVSSEIMVEMARPLIHHRTKEFEAIFERAREGLKHIFQTENEVFILAASGTGAMEGAVVNTLCAGDKVITVNGGKFGERWGKIARAYGLEVDEIDVTWGEAVSPAIIEEKLESDPSIRAVLMQASETSTGVKHPTDQVAAITSKRDDVLLIVDGITAVGVFSLPFDELGIDVLVGGSQKAFMLPPGLSFATMSEKAWEFNKTSDLPKFYLNFADYQKSAQKNTTPWTPAVTLVVGLGKVIEGFMEEGMENIYRKRELMSLATREALRAIKVELFTTDAASPALTVGVAPEEIGAGKIISELQAKFGMTVAGGQDHAKGKIFRVSHIGDVDRNDMVAFISALESILGSLGHDFTSGAGVAKVSELLGTA